The Fortiea contorta PCC 7126 genome has a segment encoding these proteins:
- a CDS encoding glycosyltransferase — translation MTKKPLRIALFTSLYAPFLTGVSIAVHQRVHWLLQQGHEVFLIHPEINDQYPKQVGNRPMRGLEELRPFPNFTSFAFPTKPLIFYKSLPQPLSYRHWSDTKLLEKFQPDIIIVEEAPQLRGFYSLYLQGYGRPVGVEYAKRTNTPIVSIFHTDIVAYIKYYIGNVFFNLLRPLLPVLIKQFSEAYTLNLFSSREQLTKYQNLKAQRSEYLPYQGIDCEKFHPRNISYNPIPEDNRPTLLFVGRITAEKNVTQLLDAYPLIAAKIPNVHLVIVGSGPLDAQIRQRAQQFKSGVTIWGESHGLELLGWFARADVFVNPSTTENFCTTTNEALASGTPVVAALAPSTTEQVLPGYNGFLAAPDNPVDFAQKVIAILENPELQTELSQQARPSILEFDWSACMQKFEDRLYQLMTTSK, via the coding sequence ATGACGAAAAAACCTCTCCGCATTGCTCTTTTCACCAGTTTATATGCTCCTTTTTTAACAGGAGTTTCTATCGCAGTTCACCAACGTGTTCACTGGTTATTACAACAAGGACATGAGGTTTTTCTAATTCACCCAGAAATTAACGATCAATATCCTAAACAAGTTGGTAATCGCCCTATGCGGGGGTTAGAGGAGTTACGACCTTTCCCTAATTTTACCTCTTTTGCCTTCCCCACAAAACCACTCATATTTTATAAATCTCTCCCCCAACCATTAAGCTATCGTCATTGGAGTGACACTAAATTATTAGAAAAATTTCAACCTGATATTATCATAGTTGAAGAAGCGCCACAATTAAGAGGTTTTTATTCCCTATACTTGCAAGGATATGGTCGCCCTGTAGGAGTTGAATACGCTAAACGCACTAACACTCCCATCGTATCGATTTTTCATACCGATATTGTTGCCTATATTAAGTATTATATAGGCAATGTCTTTTTTAATTTGCTGCGTCCGCTTCTCCCAGTTTTAATTAAACAATTCAGTGAAGCATATACCCTAAATTTATTTTCTTCACGGGAGCAATTAACCAAATATCAAAACCTCAAAGCTCAACGCAGTGAATACCTACCCTATCAAGGAATTGATTGCGAAAAATTCCACCCCCGCAACATTAGCTATAACCCAATTCCTGAAGACAACAGACCAACTTTGCTATTTGTCGGAAGGATTACTGCAGAGAAAAATGTCACTCAACTTTTAGATGCATATCCTTTAATTGCTGCCAAAATTCCTAATGTACATTTAGTAATTGTTGGTAGCGGCCCTCTAGATGCACAAATTCGTCAGCGTGCTCAACAATTTAAATCAGGTGTCACTATTTGGGGTGAATCTCACGGTTTAGAACTTTTAGGCTGGTTTGCGAGAGCGGATGTATTTGTTAACCCCTCGACAACCGAGAATTTCTGTACCACAACTAATGAAGCTTTAGCTTCTGGAACCCCTGTAGTTGCAGCATTAGCGCCCTCAACTACAGAGCAAGTATTACCGGGTTATAATGGCTTTCTCGCCGCACCTGACAACCCAGTCGATTTTGCTCAAAAAGTAATTGCTATTCTGGAAAATCCTGAACTGCAAACAGAATTATCACAACAAGCCCGCCCTTCTATTTTAGAATTTGATTGGTCTGCATGTATGCAAAAGTTTGAAGATAGACTCTATCAACTGATGACAACATCAAAATAG
- a CDS encoding type II toxin-antitoxin system HicA family toxin: MSQWSSTKAKRVLAALLRIGWEIKRQSGSHKILIRPGWDDFVFAFHDSEEIGPRMLARIAKATGLTPEDL, encoded by the coding sequence ATGAGTCAGTGGTCTAGCACAAAAGCAAAGCGTGTCCTGGCTGCTTTGCTGCGTATTGGTTGGGAGATTAAACGCCAGTCAGGTTCCCATAAAATTCTCATACGTCCTGGTTGGGATGATTTTGTGTTTGCCTTTCATGATAGTGAAGAAATTGGGCCTCGAATGTTAGCAAGAATTGCTAAAGCGACGGGTTTAACACCTGAAGATTTGTGA
- a CDS encoding chromophore lyase CpcT/CpeT, translating to MTHSTDIATLARWMASDFSNQLQAFENPPFYAHIRVCMRPLPWELLSGVSLFLEQAYDYSLNQPYRLRVLKLLIAGDHIEIENYTVKEEQDFYGASRDLQRLQTLNSDALEKLPGCDMIVKWTGNSFKGVVEPGKGCIVFRNGQKTYLDNEFEVSQEKFFSLDRGRDLDTDDHVWGSIAGPFEFARQHSFADEVKDLPV from the coding sequence ATGACTCATTCTACGGATATTGCTACTTTAGCTCGCTGGATGGCATCTGACTTTAGCAATCAACTACAAGCTTTTGAAAACCCACCTTTTTATGCTCATATCCGCGTCTGTATGCGTCCCCTTCCTTGGGAATTGTTATCAGGGGTGAGTTTATTTCTCGAACAAGCTTACGACTATAGCCTCAATCAACCCTATCGCTTGCGGGTATTAAAGTTGTTGATTGCAGGTGATCACATCGAAATCGAGAACTACACTGTTAAAGAAGAACAAGATTTTTATGGCGCATCCCGCGATTTGCAACGTTTGCAAACTTTAAATAGCGACGCCCTGGAAAAACTACCAGGCTGTGACATGATTGTGAAGTGGACTGGTAACAGTTTTAAAGGCGTCGTCGAACCAGGAAAAGGTTGTATTGTCTTTCGCAACGGACAAAAAACCTATCTCGACAATGAATTTGAGGTTAGTCAAGAAAAATTTTTCAGTCTAGACCGCGGACGAGATTTAGACACCGACGATCATGTTTGGGGTTCCATCGCTGGCCCCTTTGAATTTGCGCGCCAGCACAGTTTCGCTGATGAAGTGAAAGATTTACCCGTATAA
- a CDS encoding DUF2141 domain-containing protein, with amino-acid sequence MLKLSKFTAVIVAALASLSSVKIAQALPTQTLTVVVSGIQHKKGQICIGVYNKEQGFPDNTSGLAQSACTKITGSVLRQKFFGLKPGNYAVAIVDDQNSDRQLNKDFFGIPTEGFGISNNPTVSVQTGSPEFRDAKFLLNKNTTVNITVKYSLDP; translated from the coding sequence ATGTTAAAGCTGTCCAAATTTACTGCTGTAATTGTTGCTGCTCTAGCCAGCCTTAGTTCTGTTAAAATTGCCCAAGCTTTACCAACTCAAACACTAACTGTTGTAGTTAGCGGTATTCAACACAAAAAGGGTCAAATTTGCATCGGAGTTTATAACAAAGAGCAAGGCTTTCCCGACAACACATCTGGTCTAGCTCAGAGTGCTTGTACTAAAATTACCGGGAGTGTTTTAAGACAAAAATTCTTTGGTTTAAAACCAGGAAATTATGCTGTCGCTATAGTTGATGATCAAAATAGCGATCGCCAACTCAATAAAGACTTTTTCGGTATACCCACAGAAGGTTTTGGTATTTCCAATAATCCTACAGTTTCAGTGCAAACTGGTTCACCTGAATTCCGAGACGCTAAATTTTTGCTCAATAAAAATACCACAGTTAATATTACTGTGAAATATTCCCTTGATCCGTAA
- a CDS encoding glycosyltransferase: MPDFEIFLCKSLLGWLAIQVCLTVVFLWSLRSRTKKPLPDNQLPKTAIILYLRGANPFLANCLRSLLQQNYPQYDLKLIIDHQEDPAWKIASDTIQEISATNVEISALTMVRDRCSLKCSALIQAISALDETYAVVALVDPDIVVHSTWLRELVSPLINPKVGATTGNHWYSATGNYWGSLLRYVGNVSTVVQMYLFQIPWGGTMAIKTAVLRQTGLLDKWSQAFAEDVMISRIFSQHRLKIKFVPSLLMLNRQECDLYYLRDWIKHQLLCSRLYHPRWSAVVGDAISSILFPTLAILTLLGALLSGKWDTVALLVGCYGSYTLGLLWLMLILEQAVQQIIHDQGQAIAQLSTTTIYKMLIAIPLTQWIYGLGMLSSVWMSTLTWCGVTYQISGPLNIRLVEYKPLAKQSGAPVIGLPN; the protein is encoded by the coding sequence ATGCCAGATTTTGAGATTTTTTTATGTAAATCTTTGCTGGGTTGGTTGGCGATTCAAGTATGTTTAACTGTGGTTTTTTTGTGGTCTTTGCGTTCACGGACAAAAAAGCCTTTACCAGATAATCAGTTACCTAAAACCGCAATTATTCTCTATTTAAGAGGTGCGAATCCATTTTTAGCTAACTGTTTGCGATCGCTATTACAGCAGAACTATCCTCAGTATGATTTAAAGTTGATTATTGATCATCAAGAAGACCCAGCCTGGAAAATCGCTAGCGATACTATCCAAGAAATCAGCGCAACTAATGTAGAAATTAGCGCTTTGACGATGGTACGCGATCGCTGTAGTCTCAAATGCAGTGCTTTAATTCAAGCTATATCTGCGTTGGATGAAACCTACGCCGTAGTCGCTCTAGTTGATCCTGATATCGTCGTCCATTCTACTTGGTTGCGTGAATTAGTCAGCCCCCTCATCAATCCCAAGGTGGGAGCAACCACAGGAAATCACTGGTATTCAGCCACGGGTAACTACTGGGGTTCTTTGCTGCGGTATGTCGGAAACGTCTCTACAGTCGTCCAGATGTACCTATTCCAGATTCCTTGGGGTGGGACGATGGCGATTAAAACCGCCGTCCTGCGTCAAACAGGACTGTTAGATAAATGGAGTCAAGCTTTTGCTGAAGACGTGATGATCAGTCGCATTTTCAGTCAGCATCGGCTCAAAATCAAGTTTGTTCCTTCTCTGTTGATGCTGAATCGCCAAGAATGTGATTTATATTACCTCAGAGACTGGATTAAACACCAGCTGCTTTGCTCTCGGCTTTACCATCCCCGTTGGTCAGCGGTGGTCGGCGATGCTATTTCTAGCATTTTATTCCCTACCTTGGCAATCTTAACGTTATTAGGAGCGCTACTGTCTGGGAAATGGGATACTGTCGCTTTGTTAGTGGGATGTTATGGCAGTTATACCCTAGGACTACTGTGGTTAATGCTGATTTTAGAGCAAGCTGTACAACAAATAATACACGATCAAGGTCAAGCGATCGCTCAATTATCAACCACCACCATCTACAAAATGTTAATCGCCATTCCTCTTACCCAGTGGATTTATGGGTTAGGAATGTTGTCCTCTGTGTGGATGTCAACTCTCACATGGTGCGGTGTCACTTATCAAATTTCCGGCCCTTTGAACATCCGCTTAGTTGAATACAAACCTTTAGCAAAACAATCAGGCGCGCCAGTTATTGGCTTACCCAATTAA
- a CDS encoding ABC exporter membrane fusion protein: MAINKESQLFTKALSQWRIILAASVTLATGLIAFYALSPFWFRSDEAKTQSVTPAKTAPTRVAVTALGRLQPEGKITYLSAPHSINGVLVEKLLVQEGDQVKAGQVLAYLEDYRRSTTALQQALDKLQVAKAQLSQVKAGAKNGDIEAQKATIRRLESQLTGETAAQEAMIVRLQAQLDNSQTERDRYQQLYKEGGISASTADSKALQLKTAQQQLTEAKATLNQTQTTLQDQIKEAKARLRSLNEVRPVDVELAQTEVRSATTAVKQAKADQDLTYLRAPISGTILKIHAKTGEIISTSGFAEIGKTSQMYVVAEVYQTDIQKVQIGQKATITSTAFPGELKGYVREVGWQVDKQSIFSLNPSSDTDRKIVQVKIFIDNPEDSKRVSRLSNLQVDVAIHI, encoded by the coding sequence ATGGCAATAAACAAAGAAAGCCAGTTATTCACAAAAGCCTTAAGTCAATGGCGAATAATTTTGGCAGCTTCTGTCACTTTAGCTACAGGATTAATAGCTTTCTACGCTTTATCACCATTTTGGTTTCGTTCTGATGAGGCGAAAACTCAATCAGTAACTCCTGCGAAAACTGCACCAACAAGAGTTGCTGTCACAGCTTTAGGACGCTTACAACCTGAAGGAAAAATCACCTATTTATCTGCACCTCATTCAATTAATGGTGTGCTAGTCGAAAAACTTTTAGTGCAAGAAGGAGACCAAGTTAAAGCTGGACAAGTACTAGCTTATCTAGAAGATTATCGCCGTTCCACCACAGCTTTACAACAAGCTTTAGACAAATTGCAAGTAGCAAAAGCCCAACTATCCCAAGTGAAAGCCGGCGCTAAAAATGGAGATATTGAAGCACAAAAAGCGACAATCAGGCGTTTAGAGTCGCAATTAACCGGAGAAACTGCAGCCCAAGAGGCGATGATTGTTCGTCTACAAGCACAGTTAGACAATTCTCAAACAGAAAGAGATCGCTATCAACAATTATACAAAGAAGGGGGCATTTCTGCTTCCACAGCTGATAGCAAAGCCTTACAACTAAAAACCGCACAACAGCAATTAACAGAAGCCAAAGCGACCCTCAACCAAACCCAAACCACTCTCCAAGACCAAATTAAAGAAGCAAAAGCCAGACTCAGAAGTTTAAACGAAGTCCGTCCCGTAGATGTTGAGTTAGCGCAAACAGAAGTCAGAAGCGCTACAACTGCTGTCAAGCAAGCAAAAGCTGACCAAGATTTAACTTATCTCAGAGCACCCATCAGCGGTACAATTCTCAAAATTCATGCCAAAACTGGCGAAATAATTTCTACTTCTGGATTTGCAGAAATCGGTAAAACATCGCAAATGTATGTAGTCGCAGAAGTGTATCAAACCGACATTCAAAAAGTGCAAATAGGACAAAAAGCCACCATTACTAGCACTGCATTTCCTGGAGAATTAAAAGGATATGTTAGAGAAGTGGGTTGGCAAGTTGATAAACAAAGTATCTTTAGTCTTAACCCCAGTTCTGATACAGACCGCAAAATTGTGCAGGTGAAAATCTTTATTGATAATCCCGAAGATAGTAAACGGGTATCTCGATTAAGCAACTTACAAGTAGATGTTGCTATTCATATCTAA
- the devC gene encoding ABC transporter permease DevC: MNFKIPLAWLQLAQQRIRFLVAVAGIAFIVLLMFIQLGFQDALYSSATAVHQSLRGDLFLVSSQYKSLTSNQSFSRSRLYQALGFDGVESVSPMYLQFAKLKNPVTHEKYSIYVIGFDPGKSVLNIPEVEQNLDKLKIPDIMLFDRDSRSEFGPIAEQFDIGNTQQTIEIFPFNSLIGYRVRVGGLFSLGPSFGVDGNLIVSDSTFLRINPNSRPADMIDVGVISLKAGSDANKVLKQLEANLPNDVQVFTYQGFIDFEKKYWAVRTPIGFILNLMLTMASVVGVVIVYQILYSNIATQFIAYATLKAIGYANGYLLNVVFQQALILAFLSYIPGIILSVALYDFAMKATKLPIMMNWNNALLVLISTVLMCITSGSLAINKLRSADPADIF, translated from the coding sequence ATGAATTTCAAAATTCCTTTAGCATGGCTACAGCTAGCCCAGCAAAGAATTCGTTTTCTCGTAGCTGTAGCTGGGATTGCTTTTATTGTGCTGTTGATGTTTATTCAGCTAGGCTTTCAAGATGCACTTTATTCTAGCGCCACCGCTGTGCATCAAAGCCTACGCGGCGATTTATTCTTAGTCAGTTCTCAATATAAATCTTTGACCTCAAATCAAAGCTTTTCTAGGAGTCGTTTATATCAAGCCTTGGGATTTGATGGGGTCGAGTCAGTTAGCCCCATGTATTTGCAATTTGCTAAATTAAAAAATCCCGTAACGCATGAAAAATACTCCATCTATGTCATTGGTTTCGACCCAGGAAAATCGGTTCTAAATATTCCAGAAGTTGAGCAGAATTTAGATAAGCTGAAAATTCCCGATATCATGCTTTTTGATCGTGATTCTCGCTCGGAATTTGGCCCCATCGCTGAACAATTCGATATCGGAAATACTCAACAAACAATTGAAATTTTTCCCTTTAATTCTTTAATTGGTTATCGAGTGCGAGTTGGCGGTTTATTCAGTTTAGGCCCTTCTTTTGGCGTAGATGGCAATTTAATTGTGAGCGATTCAACCTTCTTGAGAATCAACCCTAATAGCCGTCCAGCGGATATGATTGATGTGGGTGTAATTAGCCTCAAAGCAGGTAGTGACGCGAATAAAGTTTTAAAACAATTAGAAGCCAATTTACCTAATGATGTGCAAGTTTTCACCTATCAAGGCTTCATTGACTTTGAAAAAAAATATTGGGCTGTCAGAACACCCATAGGTTTTATCTTGAATTTGATGTTAACAATGGCGTCTGTAGTTGGGGTGGTGATTGTTTACCAAATTCTCTACAGCAATATTGCTACTCAATTTATTGCTTATGCAACTTTGAAAGCGATAGGTTACGCCAACGGCTACTTATTAAATGTCGTCTTTCAACAAGCATTAATCTTGGCTTTTCTCAGCTATATTCCGGGAATAATTTTATCTGTAGCGCTATATGATTTTGCCATGAAAGCTACAAAACTACCCATCATGATGAATTGGAATAATGCTTTACTTGTGCTGATATCAACGGTGTTAATGTGCATTACTTCCGGTTCTCTCGCCATCAATAAACTTCGTTCTGCAGACCCTGCTGATATTTTCTAA
- a CDS encoding DUF5615 family PIN-like protein codes for MRIQYLIDENVNPLYPQQLRRKEPDIVVEVVGEPATPTKGTLDPEILIWCETYEAILVTNNRRSMPIHLANHLAQNRHIPGIFILNPEMGIGETIDELIIIAKCSFDNEYQDRIIFLPIP; via the coding sequence ATGAGAATTCAGTATCTCATTGATGAAAATGTTAACCCACTTTATCCTCAACAACTGCGTCGTAAAGAGCCGGATATTGTCGTTGAAGTTGTGGGAGAACCAGCAACGCCCACTAAAGGCACTTTAGACCCAGAAATACTAATTTGGTGTGAGACTTATGAAGCTATTTTAGTAACAAATAACCGCCGTTCTATGCCTATTCATTTAGCAAATCATCTGGCTCAAAATCGTCATATACCTGGTATTTTTATACTTAATCCAGAAATGGGAATTGGTGAAACTATAGATGAATTAATTATCATTGCTAAATGCTCTTTTGACAATGAATATCAAGACAGAATTATTTTTCTTCCTATTCCCTGA
- a CDS encoding glycoside hydrolase 100 family protein, with amino-acid sequence MQINELVISNGIEAEAWEALEKSILYYQGRPVGTVAAYDESVEALNYDQCFIRDFVSSALIFLIKGRADIVKNFLEETLKLQPKERALDAYKPGRGLIPASFKVVSSNGQEYLEADFGEHAIARVTPVDSCLWWIILLRAYAIATGDFSLAYQPEFQNGIRLIMEICLANRFDMYPTLLVPDGACMIDRRMGIYGHPLELQVLFYAALRAAREMLICQGNQDVVAAIDNRLPLLCAHIRQHYWIDINRLNAIYRFKSEEYGKAAVNLFNIYVDSLPYYELDKWLPRKGGYLAGNVGPSQLDTRFFSLGNLMAIISDLATEEQSQAIMTLIEERWDDLMGDMPMKICFPALENEEYRIITGCDPKNIPWSYHNAGSWPVLMWMLAAAGVKTKKTELVRKAIELAETRLCEDEWPEYYDGKKGRLIGKQARKYQTWTIAGFLLAKELMKNPSYLPLVSFDKLPPEVVSRACEFEISSVDPYMAR; translated from the coding sequence ATGCAAATAAATGAATTGGTAATATCTAACGGTATAGAAGCAGAAGCATGGGAAGCTTTAGAAAAGTCAATTCTCTATTATCAAGGTCGTCCAGTTGGGACAGTAGCAGCCTATGACGAATCCGTAGAAGCACTCAATTATGACCAATGTTTTATTAGAGATTTTGTCTCATCGGCGCTGATATTTCTGATTAAAGGTAGAGCAGATATTGTTAAAAATTTCTTAGAAGAAACTTTAAAATTGCAGCCGAAAGAAAGGGCGTTGGATGCTTATAAACCTGGGCGTGGGTTAATACCAGCGAGCTTTAAAGTAGTATCATCTAATGGACAAGAATATTTAGAAGCAGATTTTGGTGAACATGCGATCGCCAGAGTTACACCAGTTGATTCTTGTCTATGGTGGATTATTTTGTTGCGTGCTTATGCGATCGCTACGGGAGATTTTTCTTTAGCTTATCAACCTGAATTCCAAAATGGTATCAGGTTAATTATGGAAATCTGCTTGGCGAATCGCTTTGATATGTACCCAACTCTGTTAGTTCCAGATGGTGCTTGTATGATTGACCGTAGGATGGGTATTTATGGTCATCCTTTGGAGCTTCAGGTTTTATTTTATGCAGCATTGCGTGCAGCCCGCGAAATGCTAATTTGTCAAGGAAACCAAGATGTGGTTGCGGCTATTGACAACCGCTTACCGCTTTTATGTGCTCATATTCGTCAGCATTATTGGATAGATATTAATCGCTTAAATGCTATTTATCGCTTTAAGAGTGAAGAGTATGGCAAAGCAGCTGTGAATCTCTTCAATATATATGTAGACTCTCTACCTTATTATGAATTGGATAAATGGTTGCCGAGAAAAGGTGGTTATTTGGCTGGGAATGTCGGTCCGTCACAGTTAGATACTCGCTTCTTTTCTCTTGGTAACTTAATGGCAATTATTTCTGACTTAGCGACTGAAGAACAGTCCCAAGCAATTATGACTCTGATTGAGGAAAGATGGGACGACTTGATGGGAGATATGCCGATGAAGATATGTTTCCCGGCTTTGGAAAATGAAGAGTACAGAATTATTACCGGATGTGATCCTAAAAATATACCTTGGTCTTATCATAATGCTGGTAGTTGGCCTGTGTTGATGTGGATGTTGGCTGCAGCAGGCGTCAAAACCAAGAAAACCGAACTAGTGAGAAAGGCGATTGAACTTGCGGAAACACGGCTGTGCGAAGATGAATGGCCAGAATATTATGACGGGAAGAAGGGGCGACTAATTGGTAAGCAAGCCAGAAAATATCAAACTTGGACTATTGCTGGGTTCTTATTAGCAAAAGAACTGATGAAGAATCCGTCATATTTACCTTTGGTCAGTTTTGATAAATTACCGCCAGAAGTGGTTTCTAGAGCGTGTGAGTTTGAAATCAGCAGTGTAGATCCTTATATGGCTCGGTAG
- a CDS encoding tetratricopeptide repeat protein: MLRHLSIIVTAAMLWQFSSVLALAKSQDPSQADKYPPSPLEVVVPDPLLPPGLDKQQLSPQQLQKLAGELDQLNQAAEAKLQAGDRLGAVEIWNRELRLRRLLGSLAEVEALSRVGAIASDQNDRQQVFYITQRLQVIQQQAVSSKSTDIPLLQSLGEAYQKVRSPKLALEAYSQVLATVRQQRDTVAEVTTLKTIGEIHLSWFDYPQAATTYQELLNSDRLNQVTYLQQLAYIYNEGKEYQQAVDILGKLAEIYLQQNNLIELPKLKLAIAANYESLAREKPNFLPAAFQNYQEAYTTAWESQQYVYAAEALQKLIALYRTQGQVEEALQTSQILIETQTRATNFYGLMRAYDQIGQIYLERKQYPQAITAFQNGLQLAQQLKYEEAYFNQQIEKAAKANS, translated from the coding sequence ATGTTACGGCATCTCAGTATCATAGTCACGGCTGCTATGCTTTGGCAGTTTAGCAGTGTGTTGGCGCTAGCTAAAAGTCAAGACCCCAGCCAAGCAGATAAATATCCTCCCAGTCCCCTAGAGGTAGTTGTACCTGATCCGCTGTTACCGCCTGGGCTTGACAAACAACAGTTATCTCCTCAACAATTACAAAAGCTGGCGGGGGAACTGGATCAGTTGAATCAAGCGGCTGAGGCGAAACTGCAAGCTGGCGATCGCTTAGGGGCGGTGGAGATTTGGAATCGAGAACTACGATTACGGCGCTTGTTGGGTTCGTTAGCGGAAGTGGAAGCACTTTCGAGAGTAGGGGCGATCGCTTCTGACCAAAATGACCGTCAACAAGTATTCTACATCACACAACGACTGCAAGTAATTCAACAGCAAGCGGTATCGTCAAAAAGTACTGATATTCCGTTGTTACAATCCCTAGGGGAAGCTTATCAAAAAGTGCGATCGCCTAAATTGGCTCTGGAAGCTTACAGTCAAGTTTTAGCAACAGTAAGACAGCAAAGAGATACGGTTGCAGAAGTAACAACCTTAAAAACTATAGGTGAAATACATCTGAGTTGGTTTGATTATCCCCAAGCAGCGACGACTTACCAAGAATTATTGAACAGCGATCGCTTGAATCAGGTAACATATCTGCAACAACTGGCTTATATTTATAATGAAGGTAAAGAATATCAACAAGCAGTGGATATTTTGGGTAAATTAGCAGAGATTTATTTACAGCAAAATAACCTCATTGAATTACCCAAATTAAAATTAGCGATCGCTGCAAATTACGAATCCTTAGCTAGGGAAAAACCTAACTTTCTCCCAGCAGCTTTTCAAAACTATCAAGAAGCCTACACCACCGCTTGGGAATCACAGCAATATGTCTATGCTGCGGAAGCATTGCAAAAATTAATCGCCCTTTATCGAACTCAAGGACAAGTCGAAGAGGCTTTACAAACTAGCCAAATTCTCATAGAAACACAGACACGCGCCACTAACTTTTATGGACTCATGCGAGCTTATGATCAAATTGGACAAATTTATTTAGAACGTAAACAATATCCCCAAGCCATAACAGCTTTTCAAAACGGATTACAGTTAGCGCAACAACTAAAGTATGAAGAAGCATACTTTAATCAGCAAATTGAAAAAGCAGCGAAAGCTAATTCTTAA
- a CDS encoding DUF433 domain-containing protein, whose translation MQLEDYFNFLGSDDIRLKGSRIGIETILYEYIYRARTPEEIALMFPSLTIEQVYATILYYHHEKEKVSQYITDWLEWSHKMREEQRKNPHPGVEKLIKFKAEQKAQKDHENSVSH comes from the coding sequence ATGCAACTAGAAGACTACTTTAACTTTCTTGGCTCTGACGACATTCGTTTAAAAGGTTCTCGTATAGGCATCGAAACCATTCTATATGAATATATTTATCGCGCCCGTACGCCTGAAGAAATTGCCCTGATGTTTCCTAGTCTGACTATAGAACAAGTATATGCCACTATTCTCTATTACCATCACGAAAAAGAAAAAGTCAGTCAATACATAACCGACTGGCTAGAGTGGAGTCATAAAATGCGAGAAGAACAGCGTAAAAATCCTCATCCTGGAGTTGAAAAATTAATAAAATTTAAAGCCGAACAAAAAGCCCAAAAAGACCATGAGAATTCAGTATCTCATTGA
- a CDS encoding NAD-dependent epimerase/dehydratase family protein: MNLENKTVLITGIEEFIGLRTAELALAQGMKVRGLQTTKVTDKQVQNLGVEVIFGSINDYAIAQKACQGVDLVIHTAQLAQEAGALNDFRQINVDGAINIAKAAKSAGVKTFVHLSSVLVYGFNYPANVTESQSLSSENNPYCQTKIEAEAALLQLNNSPDFNVIIIRAGDVYGPGSIPWIVRPVHFMQQKLFACANDSPGIINHVYVDNLIDAMFLAAEKANAGEIFNITDGQETFGKDYFHRLAEISGSPAPLSLGKDEIKLFLKLRVQGQKLFRKKADILPESVDFMTRPHAYSINKAQTLLNYAPKINLEEGLRRTQEWLAKTDIQKLMK, encoded by the coding sequence ATGAACCTCGAAAATAAAACCGTTCTCATCACCGGAATTGAAGAATTTATCGGCTTACGCACAGCCGAGTTAGCATTAGCGCAGGGAATGAAAGTTAGAGGATTACAAACTACTAAGGTTACTGATAAACAAGTTCAAAATTTAGGCGTTGAGGTGATATTTGGTAGTATTAATGATTATGCGATCGCCCAAAAAGCTTGTCAAGGTGTAGACCTCGTTATCCACACAGCCCAACTCGCCCAAGAAGCAGGCGCGCTGAATGATTTTCGCCAAATAAATGTTGACGGCGCTATTAACATAGCCAAAGCTGCTAAAAGCGCTGGTGTAAAAACTTTTGTACATCTTTCTAGTGTGTTAGTTTATGGGTTTAACTATCCTGCTAATGTGACAGAATCTCAGTCATTATCTAGTGAAAACAACCCTTACTGTCAAACCAAAATAGAAGCCGAAGCAGCGCTTTTACAATTAAATAATTCCCCAGATTTTAACGTCATTATTATTCGCGCCGGCGATGTATACGGACCTGGTTCTATCCCTTGGATAGTCCGACCAGTTCATTTCATGCAACAAAAATTATTTGCTTGTGCTAACGATAGCCCAGGAATCATTAATCATGTGTATGTAGATAACTTGATTGATGCGATGTTTCTAGCTGCAGAAAAAGCCAATGCTGGTGAAATTTTCAACATTACCGATGGACAAGAAACTTTTGGTAAAGATTACTTTCATCGGTTAGCAGAAATCTCCGGTTCACCTGCTCCTCTTTCTTTAGGGAAAGATGAAATTAAACTTTTTCTCAAATTACGTGTCCAAGGTCAAAAACTCTTTCGCAAAAAAGCAGACATTCTCCCAGAGTCAGTAGATTTTATGACTCGTCCCCATGCTTACTCTATTAATAAAGCCCAAACTCTGCTGAATTACGCTCCCAAAATTAATTTGGAAGAAGGATTGCGACGCACGCAGGAATGGTTAGCAAAAACTGATATCCAAAAATTAATGAAATAG